One Apis cerana isolate GH-2021 linkage group LG15, AcerK_1.0, whole genome shotgun sequence DNA window includes the following coding sequences:
- the LOC107997382 gene encoding calcium uptake protein 1 homolog, mitochondrial isoform X2, which yields MFSKVRFILRQNILGKNINQSYKFLIIGNNNNYLRDSVANNLTYLSQKKQKNKKNYSLLFIVSCFITSLIVWNGKKKYSTVIAAEMIINEESNDESKNEQLDEMQEDKKKKKKKERIGFRDRKIIEYENRIRHYSTPDKVFRYFATLQMINNDIHEIFMTPDDFLRSITPGVKQPDGLGLDKYKRYDPKNVHTRLELTLDEDSIFYKLGSAGLITFSDYIFLLTVLSTSRRHFEIAFRMFDFNGDGDVDSEEFGKVATLIRQQTSIGNRHRDHVATGNMFKGVNSALTTYFFGSNMKKKLTIEKFLDFQQQLQKEILSLEFERRNPDENGRITEVDFTELLLAYAGYPDKKKAKIRKTVKKRFKDNPKGINKDEYLKFFHFLNNINDVDTALTFYHIAGASIDQATLKHVAKTVAHVDLSDHVIQVVYTIFDENMDGQLSNKEFVAVMKNRVLRGLEKPKDTGFVKLIESIMKCLKISYNMHVDS from the exons atgttTTCCAAGGTTAGGTTTATTTTACGACAAAACattttaggaaaaaatattaatcaatcatataaatttttgataattggtaataataataattatctacgAGATTCGGTTGCAaacaatttaacatatttgtcacaaaaaaaacagaaaaacaaaaagaattattctctTCTATTCATCGTTTCTTGTTTTATAACCAGTCTTATTGTTTGGAATGG aaagaaaaaatattctacggTAATTGCTGCTGAAATGATCATCAATGAAGAATCAAATgatgaaagtaaaaatgaacaattgGATGAAATGCAagaggataaaaagaaaaaaaagaaaaaggaaaggattgGTTTTCGTGATAGAAAG ATAATAGAGTATGAAAATCGTATAAGACACTATTCTACTCCTGACAAAGTATTTCGCTATTTTGCTACACTGCAAATGATTAACAACGACAtccatgaaatttttatgacaCCTGATGACTTTTTAAGATCAATAACTCCTGGTGTCAAACAACCGGatg gtcTTGGGctggataaatataaacgcTATGATCCTAAA aatgttCATACAAGATTAGAATTGACCTTAGATGAagatagtattttttataaacttggAAGCGCTggtttaattactttttctgattatatatttctgcTTACTGTATTATCta ctTCCAGAAGACATTTCGAAATTGCCTTCAGAATGTTTGATTTTAATGGAGATGGTGATGTGGATTCTGAAGAATTTGGAAAAGTTGCTACATTAATTCGTCAACAAACCAGTATTGGTAATCGACATCGTGATCATGTTGCTACTGGTAATATGTTTAAA ggTGTTAATTCAGCATTAACtacatatttttttggatcaaatatgaaaaaaaagttaacaattgaaaaatttttggattttcaaCAGCAATTGCAAAAAGAAATACTTAGTTTAGag ttTGAACGAAGAAATCCTGACGAAAATGGTCGAATTACTGAAGTAGATTTTACTGAACTATTACTCGCATATGCTGGCTATCCTGACAAAAAGAAAgcgaaaattagaaaaacggTTAAAAAacg ttTTAAGGATAATCCAAAgggaataaataaagatgaatatctaaaattctttcactttttaaataatattaacgacGTGGACACGGCTTTGACATTTTATCATATTGCTGGAGCATCTATCGATCAag caaCTCTAAAACATGTGGCAAAAACAGTGGCTCATGTTGATTTGAGTGATCATGTAATACAAGTAGTTTACacaatatttgatgaaaata TGGATGGCCAATTGAGCAACAAAGAATTTGTCGctgtaatgaaaaatagagTACTACGTGGACTGGAGAAGCCAAAAGATACTGgttttgtaaaattgattgaatcaATAATGAAGTGCTTAAAAATCAGTTATAATATGCATGTTGATagttag
- the LOC107997382 gene encoding calcium uptake protein 1 homolog, mitochondrial isoform X1, with the protein MFSKVRFILRQNILGKNINQSYKFLIIGNNNNYLRDSVANNLTYLSQKKQKNKKNYSLLFIVSCFITSLIVWNGKKKYSTVIAAEMIINEESNDESKNEQLDEMQEDKKKKKKKERIGFRDRKIIEYENRLRAYSTPDKIFRYFATIKVSSLEGTEIYMTPDDFLRSITPDMKQPDGLGLDKYKRYDPKNVHTRLELTLDEDSIFYKLGSAGLITFSDYIFLLTVLSTSRRHFEIAFRMFDFNGDGDVDSEEFGKVATLIRQQTSIGNRHRDHVATGNMFKGVNSALTTYFFGSNMKKKLTIEKFLDFQQQLQKEILSLEFERRNPDENGRITEVDFTELLLAYAGYPDKKKAKIRKTVKKRFKDNPKGINKDEYLKFFHFLNNINDVDTALTFYHIAGASIDQATLKHVAKTVAHVDLSDHVIQVVYTIFDENMDGQLSNKEFVAVMKNRVLRGLEKPKDTGFVKLIESIMKCLKISYNMHVDS; encoded by the exons atgttTTCCAAGGTTAGGTTTATTTTACGACAAAACattttaggaaaaaatattaatcaatcatataaatttttgataattggtaataataataattatctacgAGATTCGGTTGCAaacaatttaacatatttgtcacaaaaaaaacagaaaaacaaaaagaattattctctTCTATTCATCGTTTCTTGTTTTATAACCAGTCTTATTGTTTGGAATGG aaagaaaaaatattctacggTAATTGCTGCTGAAATGATCATCAATGAAGAATCAAATgatgaaagtaaaaatgaacaattgGATGAAATGCAagaggataaaaagaaaaaaaagaaaaaggaaaggattgGTTTTCGTGATAGAAAG ATTATAGAATATGAAAATCGTCTGAGAGCATATTCGACtcctgataaaatttttcgttactTTGCAACCATAAAAGTATCGAGTTTAGAGGGTACTGAAATTTATATGACACCTGATGACTTTTTAAGATCAATCACTCCTGACATGAAACAACCAGACG gtcTTGGGctggataaatataaacgcTATGATCCTAAA aatgttCATACAAGATTAGAATTGACCTTAGATGAagatagtattttttataaacttggAAGCGCTggtttaattactttttctgattatatatttctgcTTACTGTATTATCta ctTCCAGAAGACATTTCGAAATTGCCTTCAGAATGTTTGATTTTAATGGAGATGGTGATGTGGATTCTGAAGAATTTGGAAAAGTTGCTACATTAATTCGTCAACAAACCAGTATTGGTAATCGACATCGTGATCATGTTGCTACTGGTAATATGTTTAAA ggTGTTAATTCAGCATTAACtacatatttttttggatcaaatatgaaaaaaaagttaacaattgaaaaatttttggattttcaaCAGCAATTGCAAAAAGAAATACTTAGTTTAGag ttTGAACGAAGAAATCCTGACGAAAATGGTCGAATTACTGAAGTAGATTTTACTGAACTATTACTCGCATATGCTGGCTATCCTGACAAAAAGAAAgcgaaaattagaaaaacggTTAAAAAacg ttTTAAGGATAATCCAAAgggaataaataaagatgaatatctaaaattctttcactttttaaataatattaacgacGTGGACACGGCTTTGACATTTTATCATATTGCTGGAGCATCTATCGATCAag caaCTCTAAAACATGTGGCAAAAACAGTGGCTCATGTTGATTTGAGTGATCATGTAATACAAGTAGTTTACacaatatttgatgaaaata TGGATGGCCAATTGAGCAACAAAGAATTTGTCGctgtaatgaaaaatagagTACTACGTGGACTGGAGAAGCCAAAAGATACTGgttttgtaaaattgattgaatcaATAATGAAGTGCTTAAAAATCAGTTATAATATGCATGTTGATagttag